The following nucleotide sequence is from Solidesulfovibrio carbinolicus.
TGGTTTCGCCCCGAGGCCTTGGCCAAATAGAGCGCTTTGTCGGCGGCATCGACCAGGTGGGGCACGTCGCGGGCGGCGGCCGGGCAGTCTTCGAGGAGTTCGGCCACGCCGATGCTGACGTTGATCTTGATGCCGGCGGCCAGGATCTGGCCGTCGGGGTCGCGGATGACGAAGTTGTAGCGTTCGATCTTGCGGCGGATGATGTCGGCCAGTTCCTCGGCTTCTTTTTTGGCGACGTCCAGAAGCGTGACGGCGAATTCCTCGCCGCCGTAGCGGGCGGGGAAGATTTCGCGGTCTTCGAGCTGCTTCATTTCGTCGGCAAAGCCCTTGAGGATGGAGCCGACCACGACCAGGGCTTGGTCGCCGATGCGGTGGCCGTGTTCGTCGTTGAAGCGTTTGAAGTGGTCGATGTCGAGCATGAACAGCGACAGCTGGCGTTGGCCCTGGTCGGCCACGGCGATGTTGCGGCCGATGTGTTCGTCAAAGGCGCGTCGGTTGGGGATGGCGGTCAGCGCGTCGGTGAGGGTGAGCGCCACCATCTTCTCGGCGTCTTCCTCGATCATGGCCACCATTTCCCGAAATCCCCGGCGGATGGCCCCAAGGGTCTGCTCCACGTCGCCGCCGGACTCCACGGCCGAGTCGGTGACGTTTTCGAGCTTCTGGACGCCGCCCTTGTGGCGAAACAGGGTATCCTGAAATTCCTGCACCAGGGCGGCGGTTTCGGCCAGGGTGCGGGTGAGCGCCCGGTTCCAGGGCGCGGCCAGGATGCGTTCGTTGGCCTTGACGACCTCGTGGAACTTGGCGTCGGAAAAGTCGCGGGCACGCAGGATTTCCATGACAAGGGCCTGGAATTGCTCCTTCTGTTCGTTGTCGAGAAAATCGTAGTTCTTGATGCTGCGCATGAGAGGATAAGGCCCCGCCATTTGGAATCGCGGGGAACGCCCACCCGGTCGAGCATGTTGCAGACGGGTTCGAAGCAGGAGGCGGGCATGGCGGCCGGCTTGCCGTGGTTGTTGTCCTTGCTCATGACGGGGGCGCACCTCTGGTTGCGGACGTATGATCGTCCCCCATGGATACATCCATTTTGCGACGACCGGAAGAGGGAACAGCCACTCGGGCCGGCTTGCCCGGCCCGGGGCGGCGTGGTAGAAAAATTCCCGGAGCCTTCCTGGCTTCTCGGAGGATTCGATGGACTTGCACGTCACCGCCCATGGCCGGGTGACCCTGGTTTCCGGCCTGCCCAAAATGTTCGACTACACCGTATGCCCGGAGTTCCAGCGCCAGTTGGCCGCCCACCTCGAAACGTCGCCGGCGGTTCTGGCCTTTGACCTGACGGGCGTGGAGTTCGTGGATTCCAGCGCCATTGGCAGCCTGATCACGGTGCGAAACCGCCTCATGGCCTCGGGCGGCTCCGTCGCCCTGTGCTCCATGGCCGAAGGCGTGGCCAAGGTGCTGCGCATAGCCGACCTGGGCAAGGTGTTTTCGCTCTACCCCGACACCGCCGCCGCCCTGGCCGCCGGCCAGGCCTAGCCGCCTTCCCCTTTGCCCATGCCGCCATGCCGCGTTTCCGGTGCGACCGTCAACAGGCCGCGGCCTGCGGCGACGGCAACGGCCGTTTCCCCATGCTGATCCGTTACATCCCCGGCGCCACCGGCTTTGAGGCCGGCCTTCGCCGGGCGGCCCGGGCGACGCTTTATCTGCCCACAGCCTGCCGCATGGCGGCGGACCCGTGCTATCCCTGGATCAACGCCGGGGCGGTGCGCTTTTTGTCGCGCACCCTCACCCGCCGCATGACGGGCTTCGAGTGGGGCGGCGGGCGCAGCACGGCCTTTCTGGCCAGGCGCGTGCTCCATCTCGTGTCCGTGGAGCACAACCCCAAATGGCGGCGGCGCACCCTGGCCCTTCTGGCCCGGCATTGCCTGGCCAACGTGGACTGCCGCTTCCTGCCGCCGGGCGACGCCCCCGGCCGGCCCGAGGCCCGGCCACAACCGTGGCGACGCCTGAACCACGTCCACCGGATGCCCGAATACGCCGCCTACAGCGACGCCATATTGGAATTTCCCGAAGAGCATTTCGATTTCGTGTCCATCGACGGCCGGGCCAGGGTGGAATGCGCCTTCAATGCCGCCTCGCGCCTGCGGCCCGGCGGATTCCTGTTGCTCGACAACAGCGAATGGGAAAAATACGCCCCCATCTTCGCCGCCTTCCTGGATTGGCGAAGATGCGATTTCGAGAACGGCGTGTGGCGCACGAGCCTTTTGTTCAAGCCAGACGCCCGCAGCGGGTGACACGACGCCCGGCAAGGCCTATATTGCCCCCATGACTGTACCAAGCGATCAAGTGACCGTGCGTTTCGCCCGGTCCATGGCCGAGATCGACGGCCCGTCCTGGAACGCCCTGGCCGCCGACCTGGACACGCCCTTTTTTGAATACCAGTGGCTGTCGCTGCTGGAGGATTCCGGCAGCGCCGCGCCGGCCAAGGGCTGGTATCCCAACCATTTGCTGGCCACTGTCGGGGGAAAGCTCGTGGGCGCGCTGCCCATGTACCTCAAATGGCATTCCGACGGGGAATTCGTCTTTGACCAGCTGTGGGCCGAGGCGGCGGTGCGCCTGGGGCTGCCCTACTACCCGCGCCTGGTCGGGGCCACGCCGTTCACCCCGGCCACGGGCCTGCGCTTTCTCACCGATCCCGAGGCCAACCAGACCCGATTGTCGCGCCGGCTGTTTTCCGCCATCGAGCAGTTCTGCCAAAGTAACGGCGTCCAGGGGTCGGCGCTATTATTTACCGAACCGGAATTCGCCGCCGCCGCCGAAGACTACGGCTTCACGGCCTGGCGGCACC
It contains:
- a CDS encoding GGDEF domain-containing protein, encoding MRSIKNYDFLDNEQKEQFQALVMEILRARDFSDAKFHEVVKANERILAAPWNRALTRTLAETAALVQEFQDTLFRHKGGVQKLENVTDSAVESGGDVEQTLGAIRRGFREMVAMIEEDAEKMVALTLTDALTAIPNRRAFDEHIGRNIAVADQGQRQLSLFMLDIDHFKRFNDEHGHRIGDQALVVVGSILKGFADEMKQLEDREIFPARYGGEEFAVTLLDVAKKEAEELADIIRRKIERYNFVIRDPDGQILAAGIKINVSIGVAELLEDCPAAARDVPHLVDAADKALYLAKASGRNQVRGYVKG
- a CDS encoding STAS domain-containing protein — protein: MDLHVTAHGRVTLVSGLPKMFDYTVCPEFQRQLAAHLETSPAVLAFDLTGVEFVDSSAIGSLITVRNRLMASGGSVALCSMAEGVAKVLRIADLGKVFSLYPDTAAALAAGQA
- a CDS encoding O-methyltransferase; translation: MLIRYIPGATGFEAGLRRAARATLYLPTACRMAADPCYPWINAGAVRFLSRTLTRRMTGFEWGGGRSTAFLARRVLHLVSVEHNPKWRRRTLALLARHCLANVDCRFLPPGDAPGRPEARPQPWRRLNHVHRMPEYAAYSDAILEFPEEHFDFVSIDGRARVECAFNAASRLRPGGFLLLDNSEWEKYAPIFAAFLDWRRCDFENGVWRTSLLFKPDARSG